One Gardnerella vaginalis genomic window, AGAATTTGCGCAGGATTCGCACTAATTAAACCAACGTGTGTAGTCCATGCAAAAAAACCGCGCACGGCTACCACTTTGCGAGCCAAACTAGAGCGCGCGTGATTCTTATTAAGCCAATACATCCATTGGCGCAGAACGCTTGTAGACACAGAATTCAAATCAGAAAAATCGTTTACACCACACCATTCAAGGCATTGCAAAACATCTACCCTATATGCGCGAAGAGTGCGACTTCCAAGGCCTTTATTTGAACGCAAATAATCAATATACCGATCGGATAAGTCGCCAGCAACCGTTGATGATACTAAACCATTGTCAAATAATAAATCATTATTATTACGACTGCTAGCCATAGAACCGCCTCGAATCGCCTATATTACAGCAATCAGAAAAATCTAATTACCGCTTTCTCCGCTAGACTTACGCCTTCTATCCAACATATGCCACGCTTTATCCGCTGCAGCAAGCTGAGCCTTGCGTTTACTGGAGCCGTCCGCCTCGCCGAGCAGCTCATCGCCGTTTTCGTGCACCAAAACCGCGCGCGCATGGAACACGGGCGCATAATCTGGTCCAGAAACAGACATTCGATACTGAGGCTCATCAAGCCCCATCTCGTGCGCCAAAACAGTAAGCGAAGTCTTCCAATCCAGAGCAGGACCTTCTGTAAGAACCTCCGCCAAAGTGTCGTCAATCAAACGATGCACTACAGCGCGCGCCTCGTCAATACCATGCTCAACAAAAGTCGCGCCAATAAGCGCCTCAACAATATCGCACAAAATCGAGTCTTTTTGAGCGCCGCCATGCTCCATCTCGCCATGACCCAAAAGAATATACGGCCCAACGTGCAACTTATCTCGCGCAACAGCGCTCAAAGCCCACTCCGAAACAGCCTTAGCGCGAAGCTTAGCCAACTGACCTTCCGTCATATCTGGGTGCGCAGAAAAAAGCGTTTCTGTAGAGACAAGCTCCAAAACAGCGTCTCCCAAAAACTCTAGACGCTCGTAGTTTTTAGTGCCTGGATGCTCGTGCGAAAACGAGCGATGAGTGAGCGCCTCCACAAGTAAATCTGGCGAAATCGTAGTACCGAGCGCGCGTAAAAGCTCCTGAGTAGGGTCTCCATCATGCGTATGTCCGTCTTTAGAACGCGTAACACCTATGCTGCTAGTTCTAGCATTTTCTGGATGATTTGGGTTCTGATAAGAGCGATTTTGAACGTCATTTTTATCATTACTTTTTACATCACTTTTTACATCATTATTGCCATAATGCTGATCTTTTGTATTGTTCCCACTCATATTTTCAACATTATAGCGCATGCGTTGAAGTCGTTGATTTACAACTATTAGCCACGAAATACTACAAGTTTATGCAGATTACGCTAAGAGTGGTGGAGATTCGAGATTTTTCGCAGCGAATGAAGCGTATCGCTCGCGCGGATTAGCCGCGCTCACGCCTTCGCTTGCGTTGAAAGCACCCCACAAGGTTGGCTCTGTGACTAAGGCTCAGGCTCACGCCTTCGCTTGCGTTGAAAGCACACTGTGCTTTCAACCTTAAGCAAGCTCAGCGCTCCGAATTACTTTTTCGCGCTACGCTCTAAGCGAAAAGGCAGGTCGTCGCGCCTGCATTTGTTTACCAAAACAGCAAAAAAGGGAACAAACGTGGGAAAGTGTTCTTGCGTTTGTTTACCAAATCGACCAAAACGTAAACAAACGCGGGGAGATGTTCTTGCGTTTGTTTACCAAATCGCACTAAAAGGGAACAAACACGGGAAAAACACAACGCAAAAACAAAAAACCCTGCCACCCGTCGATGGCAGGGTTCTTTTTTAAAATACAACCTACTTGGTGTGCGCAGAGCGAATTGCTTCGCGATACACGCGACCGCGGAAGTTACCGCAGGTTGGGCAAGCCATGTGAGACAACGCTGGCGAACCGCAGTTCGGGCAGGTAATAGTCTGCACGGCAGAAGCCTTCCAATTGGCGCGACGCGAATGAGTATTAGCGCGCGAGGTCTTGTACTTTGGCAGTGCCATAATCTTTCCTCTATTTCGTTCAACCGATTGAGCTTAAGCGTTCTGTATATTACAGCAAGCGCCATACATTATTCAGAAACACACTACATGGCAGGTCGTCGTTCGCGCGTTACAGCGCTCTATTCCTCGCGGCTATTAGTAGCCGCTCGGCTGATTTGGCATGTAAAGTCCACTGGACTTTACATTTGAGCCAAATCACGCTTTGAAGGAGCTTGAAATGCGTTATGCAATTTCAAGCTCAGTCAAAGCGCAAGTAAGGTAGAGATTCGAGATTTTTCGCAGCTAGCGAGGCGAGCCTCAGCGCCGAAGGTGGTGACTCGCCGAGAGAGCAAGAAAAATCGAGAGTCTCGGTGATTAAGCAATACGCAATTGTTCAGACTTGTAAGAGGGCTGGGTGATTCTTGGTCGAACAGTATAAGAGCGGCAGCCGATACCAAATAATCCAATGACACACGCCTACAAACAAATTTAAACCAAAAACAAAATCAAAGCCAAATCGGAACAACCGCAACAACAGAAAACACGTAAGAGGCGGAGCGTTGTGAGACAAGAAACACCCAGCCCTCAGCAACATTAAGCAGGAATCGCGCAACACCAAGCAAGGATTTTATTCAGGCAGATTGTTGTGCTTCAAGCTTTGCCTTAAGACCTTCAAGCGCTGCAAAACGAATATCCGTAATATCGTGATGATGCTCTGGATGTTCGTTCAAGTTTTCTCCGCACTGCGAGCAAAGACCCTTGCAATCTGGCTCACACAAAGGCTTAAGCGGCAGCTCACTAACCATTGTGTCTCGAATCAATGCCTCGATATCGGCAAAGTCGCCTCCGCCAACCAGCGGATACACGTTTCCAGAATCGTCGCCCTCGTCCCAAATATCAGCGTCTTCTAAATCATCATTATCGCCATTAGCTCTATTAGATTTAGAATTATTGAAACGCGCACCGCCCTTGCTTTCCACCTGCGCAAAGAACGCGCACACATCAACACTCCAATCCCTATGCAACGACATCAGGCATCTAGAGCATTCTGCGTGTACGCGCGCTGTAATCGTGCCCTGAAACATAAGCCCGTCCACTACGGAATCAAAGTTGCCGTCTACTGTAACATCGCTCCCTGGCTTCACGCCAATAACGCTGTCTCCTATACCTTCTGGCGCTGGAAACACACGATGTAACTGCATGCTACTTCCTGCTCGTGCCGCCATTTGCGCAACTGGTACCGCCCATAAAGACTGGGAGGGATGCGATGCCATTCTTAGTTCCTTTCTTCGCTTTCGTTTACAACTTCTCCATTAACTTGTCTGTTAATCTCGTCTTGCACATGCGCCGCCGCACGCCTGCGTTCTTCTAGAACTCGCTGACCCGCCTGAACATCCTGCTCTAGCTTGTCTAACTGCTGTTTTAAGCCTTCCATAACCGTAGCACTGTACTGATCCGCACCACGCGTGAGTTTATCAGCCTTTGCCTGCGCCTCGTTTACGATTCCTCGCGCCTGATTTCTTGCAATGGCAACCACGTTTTCTTGACCAGCCAAGAATTTAGCCCTCTCTTGTGCTTCTTCAACCATCTGAGCAGCCTGGCTTTGTGCAGAACTTACGATTGAATTTGCTTGAGCCTGAGCTGTGCGCAAGCGTCTTTCTGCCTCTCGCATTAATGCACTCGCGCGCTCAAGTTGCACTGGTAGCATGTCTTTTAACCTAGATAAGTAGTCGCCGAATTCTTCGCGATCAATCTTCGCCATTCCAGCAGAAAACAGCACGCCCTTTGCTTCATTTAACGTGGTTTCCATTGTGTCGATTATGTCGTAAACCGTTGTGAATTCTTCACGCGACTTTGTTCGCACTTCTTCGCTTACTGTTTGCGGATTCGCGGTTTTAAACACGTTTTCTTCTTCATCTTCAAACTCTATTGCACCACCGTCTTCGCGTTCACGCAAATCTGGCATTGGGAACAAGTTTTGCGCATTATCGCCAGCAACCGCAGAATCAGCAGAAGAATCGCCAGCAACCGTAGAATCGCCAGCATTATCATCGTTAGTCTTATTTGCCGCAGGTACTGCGTCGTAAGCTTCAAAAGCAGCACTGGGCGAATCATCGTTGTTTGCAATCACTGGATTTAATGGCAACTTTTGGCTGCGATTTGCCGATACTTGGCTTTCCATTGTGTCGTCTTCGTTTTCGCTCATTTTGTCTCCTTCGCTAAGTAGCTGCTCTCTGTTTCTCCTAATAATTTTATTTTATTATTTTAATTTTATGACTTTATTGTACGTATTTTTATGATATTGCACTTGTTTTAGAAAAAACGTTCTGTAAAAGTGGAACCACATTATCTGGTACCATTCCAGAAACGTCTCCGCCGTGACGAGCAACATCTTTTACAACGGAGCTAGAAACATGTTCCAAAATAGGGTCTGCAGGAAGGAACATGGTTTCTATCCCAGCAAGCTTGCGATTAACCAGCGCCATTCCAAGCTCCGCCTCATAGTCGCCATTTTGACGCAATCCTTTAACTATTACGGTTGCGCCGACTTTTTTGCAATAATCTGTGATAAGACCATCTGTGGAGGCAACAACTATTTTGCACGCTGGCGACTGTGATGCTCCGCATAAAGGTGGAGCAAATTTCCCGACTGGAAAATCATCTTTTAGGTTTTTAACAGCATTGCGAATAATATCCACACGCTCCGATTCGGAAAACATTGGCGTTTTTGCCGCGTTAACAGCCACCAAAACATGCACTTCTTTAAAGAGATGCGTACAACGTTGTATCACGTCTAAGTGTCCGGCTGTAACGGGGTCATACGAGCCTGGGCAAACAGCTATAGTCATATTTTCAGGTTACCACGAGTCTGACACGAGTCAGGCATGAGATAGATATGAGCTAGGCATGAGCTAGACATGAGCCTATTTTTCCTGCTTTTGTTTCTTTTTCCCCGCGTTTGTTCCCATATTTGACGTTTTGATAAACAAACACGGGCAAAATACGCAGCTCGAGGTCGTCGATTCGCTGCGAAAAATCGAGAATCCCCACGCACTAATCGTAGATAGGCATAGGACTATGATTGGCTGCAGGTAAAAGTCGCGTATAAAAGTCGTAAAGAACGCGCTTTAAGTTTGATTATTAAAATCGCAAGAAAGGATTGAAAATGCTTGATTCTTTTGATTTCTCAAAGTCTGAAGCAAAGTCCGAAGTAAAGTCTTACACAAACTCTTCCGTACTCATGACAGACATGTACGAGTACACAATGCTCGACGCAGCACTAAAAGACGGCACAGCAGACCGCAAATGCGTTTTTGAGATTTTTACGCGACACCTTCCTCAAGGCCGACGTTACGGAGTGGTAGCAGGCACAGGCAGAATCCTAGAGGAGCTAGCGCGATTCCACTTTAGCGACGATGACTTGCGATTTTTGCAAGACCGCAAAATCGTTAGTAAAGACACCATTAAATGGCTAGAAAACTACCATTTTAGCGGCAAAATACGCGGTTACAGAGAAGGTGAAATGTTCTTCCCAGATTCGCCGATTTTGCAAGTTGAAGGCACTTTTGGCGAGTGCACGTTGCTAGAAACGTTGCTACTTTCCGTGCTTAACTACGATTGCGCAGTGGCGAGCGCCGCCGCACGCATGGTTTCCGCGTCTGCTGGAAGGCCGTGCATGGATATGGGTGGCAGGCGTACAAACGAGTGGTCGGCTGTGGCTGCTTCTCGCGCGGCGGTAATCGGCGGTTTTAAAGGCACGGCAAACCTGCTTGCGGCAAAGCTTTACGGGCTTAAGGCGATTGGAACGGCCGCGCATTGCTTTACGCTTGTGCACGATTCGGAGCGCAATGCCTTTGAGTCACAAATTGCAGCACTCGGAAAAGGCACAACATTGCTTGTAGACACGTACAACGTAGAAGAAGCTGTTAAAACCGCCGTGCAAGTTGCTGGTGCGGATCTTGGTGGTGTGCGCATTGATTCGGGCGATTTGTGCGTTATGGCTCGTCGCGTTCGCGCACAGCTCGACGCATTGGGTGCTAAAAATACTAAAATCACGGTTACGAACGATTTGGACGAGTATGCGCTTGCGTCTTTGCAAAATGCACCAGTTGATTCCTACGGCATTGGAACAATGCTTGTTACGGGTTCGGGCGCGCCTACTTGCGCAATGGTTTATAAACTCACAGAACGTGAAGGCGCGGATGGAGTTATGCAACCTGTTGCTAAGAAGTCTAAGAATAAGGCAACTGTTCCAGGGCGTAAGCTTGCGTACCGTTCCTACGATTTTAGCGTCGATGTGAATGGTGGCGTGGCTAGCAATGGCGTAGCCGATTGTGAGCATGTAATTTCTGGCTCGGAGAGTGCGCTCGCTGATTTTAAGCCGCAAGATTCTTGGGAAGATTTGCTAGTTGACTACGTGCAAAATGGAGAATTTAATACAGAGTTTATGGGTCATGACGCGATCATGCGCGCACAGGACTATTGTGCTAAAGCACTTAGCAGACTTCCGATTTCTGCTCAAAGTCTTATGCGTGGCGACCCTGCGATTCCTACAGAAATCAACGTTTTAGGCTAAAAGCCCAGATTGTTCATCTCTTCGTAGATTTTTTTGCACTCTGGGCAAACAGGGTAGTCATTAGCTTCGCGCTTTGGAATCCATACTTTCCCGCACAGTGCTACAACTGGGCGGCCAGTTAGTCGCGATTCGATTACGCGATCCTTGGAAACGTAGTGTGCAAAGCGGTCTGCATCACCACCATCGTCCATTCGCGCTGATTCATCTACCTCTGGCTTTTCAAGTACGCTCGTGCTTGTGCTAGACCCAGAATCTGGGAGGCTTTGTGAATCGTCTTCCATAACAGCGTTCAAATTAGCAGCGTTTGGATCTTCGCTATACTTTGAATCATTTGAAAACGTCATTGCATCCCTTTCGTACAAATCGCGCTTTGTTGATTGCGACTCATGTTTATACAAGCATAAGTCATAATCGCAACAAATACTCGAATCGACAACCTCGAGCTTAACGCGTGAGTTATTAGCTAAACATATAATTGAGATTATGCTTGAAAATACGAACAGAACTCTTACAGCAGCAGCGGCACGATTGCGCCTATATAACACGGCAACGCACAACACTAGCGAGTTTACAACCGTTACTCCTGGCCACGTTGGCATGTACGTGTGCGGCGCAACCGTGCAAAGCTCGCCTCATATAGGTCATATTCGCGCCGCAATCGCCTTCGACGTTGTTCGCCGATGGCTTTTGCGCCTTGGCTACAACGTTACTTTTGTTAGAAATGTTACAGATATTGACGATAAAATCATCAAAAAAGCTAGCGAAAATGGCCAAACATGGTGGCAGCGCGCCTACATTTACGAGCGCGAGTTCACTAAAGCTTACGACACTCTTGGCGTTATGCCGCCAACAGTGGAACCGCGCGCAACTGGTCACATAAACGATATGGTGGAGCTTATACAACGCCTTATTGATCGCGGTCATGCATACGCAATAACAGACGCAAATGGAAATCCTACTGGAAACGTGTATTTTAGTGTGCCAAGTTGGCAAGATTACGGCGCGCTAACGCATCAAAATGGTAATTCAGACGGCAGTAATAGCGACGACAAAGCCGACAAATACAATCCAGTTGACCCTGCTGACGCAAGCCCAGATAAGCACGATGCTCGCGATTTTGCACTTTGGAAAGCACCTTGCGATTTTGACCAAAAAGACGCGCGCTGGAACACGCCGTTTGGAGCAGGACGCCCAGGTTGGCACATTGAATGCTCGGCAATGAGCCACCGCTATCTTGGCGATGCTTTCGACATTCACGGCGGCGGACTTGACTTGCGCTTCCCACACCACGAAAACGAGATGGCGCAAACACTTGCTGCTGGATGGAAAAGCGCAAACGTGTGGATGCACTCCGCGTGGGTTACATCTAAAGGCGAAAAAATGAGCAAATCACTTGGAAACGGTCTTTCTGTTCCATCTGTTTTGGCTCAAAAATCCGCGTGGGTTGTGCGATACGCGCTAGGCGGCGTGCAATATCGCGCAATGCTTGAGTGGTCAGATCAGTCTCTGAACGAGGCACAATCTGCTTATGATCGCATATCTAACTTCCTCGAGCGCGCAAATCGCGTAATCGAAAATCAGCCAGATTATGCGGAAGTTCAAAGCATTGATGCAGATAATCTTCCAGAAGATTTTACTAAAGCTATGAACGACGATATTAACGTTTCGGGCGCACTGGCTGCGATTTTTACTGCGATTCGCTCTGGTAACGCGCTTTTGGATGACTATGCGCAAAATCAAAACGAAAATCAAAGCAACGGCATTAAAAGCCTTATTAGGACTTGTGTTTTGCAAGTTCGCGCAATGCTAGACACTCTTGGACTAGACCCTTACTCTCCACAATGGCGCAATCTTTCGCAAAAATCGCAAGATTTAGGTGCGAATAATGGCGCAAGCGCGGAGCATAAGGTTCTTGAATCTTTGATTGCAAATCAGCTTGAACAAAGGGCGATTGCACGCGCAGCTAAGGATTTTGCACGCGCAGACGCGATTCGTGACTCTTTAACCGCTGCTGGCGTTGTAATCGAAGATTGCGCACAAGGGTCATCGTGGCATTTGTCTTAAGCAAAAGCAATGTAAACATAATAAAAAGCAATACAACAAAACATTCCAAACAACCTGTAGAATAGAGCAATTATGGCAGCATTTAGTTCGTTAACAGAAAGACTTTCTGGCGCATTCAAACACTTGCGCAGAAAAGGGAAATTATCCGACGCAGACATCGACGGCACGATTCGTGAAATTCGCCGTGCGCTTTTAGACGCAGACGTAGCTCTAGATGTTGTGCGATCATTTACCGCTAAAATTCGCGAGCGCGCACTAGGCGAGGAAGTTTCTAGCGCGCTGAATCCTGCTCAGCAAGTTGTGCGAATTGTAAACGACGAGCTTACAAACGTTTTGGGTTCAGGCGTTGATAGACCGCTGAACTTTGCAAAATATCCACCAACTGTAATCATGCTTGCTGGTTTGCAAGGCGCTGGTAAAACAACACTCGCTGGAAAGTTGGGCTACTGGCTTAAGGATTCGGGTCATACGCCTTTGCTTGTTGCGGCGGATTTGCAACGTCCTAACGCTGTTACGCAGCTTGAAGTTGTTGCAGAGCGTGCAGGTGTGGCGATTTTTGCGCCAGAGAGAGGCGTGCAAAGTGACGGCGGTAGCGAAGTTGTTTCGGCTGGTTTAGCCACTGGAGACCCTGTTAAAGTTGCGCGAGATTCCATTGACTACGCGCGCGCAAAAATGTACGACACGGTTATTATCGATACCGCTGGTCGCCTTGGCGTGGACGATGCTCTTATGCAGCAGGCGCGCGAAATTCGCGATGCTGTTAATCCGCAAGAAATTCTGTTTGTTATAGACGCCATGATTGGTCAGGACGCTGTTCGCACCGCTCAAGCGTTTAACGAGGGCGTTGACTTTACGGGCGTTGTTCTTTCTAAGTTAGATGGCGATGCACGAGGCGGCGCTGCATTATCTGTTGCAAGCGTTACAGGAAAGCCGATTTTGT contains:
- the rnc gene encoding ribonuclease III, which produces MRYNVENMSGNNTKDQHYGNNDVKSDVKSNDKNDVQNRSYQNPNHPENARTSSIGVTRSKDGHTHDGDPTQELLRALGTTISPDLLVEALTHRSFSHEHPGTKNYERLEFLGDAVLELVSTETLFSAHPDMTEGQLAKLRAKAVSEWALSAVARDKLHVGPYILLGHGEMEHGGAQKDSILCDIVEALIGATFVEHGIDEARAVVHRLIDDTLAEVLTEGPALDWKTSLTVLAHEMGLDEPQYRMSVSGPDYAPVFHARAVLVHENGDELLGEADGSSKRKAQLAAADKAWHMLDRRRKSSGESGN
- the ffh gene encoding signal recognition particle protein, with the translated sequence MAAFSSLTERLSGAFKHLRRKGKLSDADIDGTIREIRRALLDADVALDVVRSFTAKIRERALGEEVSSALNPAQQVVRIVNDELTNVLGSGVDRPLNFAKYPPTVIMLAGLQGAGKTTLAGKLGYWLKDSGHTPLLVAADLQRPNAVTQLEVVAERAGVAIFAPERGVQSDGGSEVVSAGLATGDPVKVARDSIDYARAKMYDTVIIDTAGRLGVDDALMQQAREIRDAVNPQEILFVIDAMIGQDAVRTAQAFNEGVDFTGVVLSKLDGDARGGAALSVASVTGKPILFASTGEGLKDFEIFHPDRMASRILDMGDILTLIENAQKQFDEEESRKAAAKISEGTFGLDDFLDQLQQVKKLGSMKKILGMMPGMAAHRQELEQFDDREIDRTEAIIRSMTPKERKDTKIIDGSRRARIAAGAGVPVSAVNALLQRFEQAAKMMKRMSNGGGAGMPGMGGMPGFGGPGGKSKRKDKKSKKKGGKSGNPMRREAEERALRERLSGNSSANSANDDANGESAFMKKKQDLPNNLPENLQNLMSGEGDFADEMPDLPPNLGGGLAGLFGR
- the cysS gene encoding cysteine--tRNA ligase → MLENTNRTLTAAAARLRLYNTATHNTSEFTTVTPGHVGMYVCGATVQSSPHIGHIRAAIAFDVVRRWLLRLGYNVTFVRNVTDIDDKIIKKASENGQTWWQRAYIYEREFTKAYDTLGVMPPTVEPRATGHINDMVELIQRLIDRGHAYAITDANGNPTGNVYFSVPSWQDYGALTHQNGNSDGSNSDDKADKYNPVDPADASPDKHDARDFALWKAPCDFDQKDARWNTPFGAGRPGWHIECSAMSHRYLGDAFDIHGGGLDLRFPHHENEMAQTLAAGWKSANVWMHSAWVTSKGEKMSKSLGNGLSVPSVLAQKSAWVVRYALGGVQYRAMLEWSDQSLNEAQSAYDRISNFLERANRVIENQPDYAEVQSIDADNLPEDFTKAMNDDINVSGALAAIFTAIRSGNALLDDYAQNQNENQSNGIKSLIRTCVLQVRAMLDTLGLDPYSPQWRNLSQKSQDLGANNGASAEHKVLESLIANQLEQRAIARAAKDFARADAIRDSLTAAGVVIEDCAQGSSWHLS
- the rpmF gene encoding 50S ribosomal protein L32; its protein translation is MALPKYKTSRANTHSRRANWKASAVQTITCPNCGSPALSHMACPTCGNFRGRVYREAIRSAHTK
- a CDS encoding YceD family protein codes for the protein MASHPSQSLWAVPVAQMAARAGSSMQLHRVFPAPEGIGDSVIGVKPGSDVTVDGNFDSVVDGLMFQGTITARVHAECSRCLMSLHRDWSVDVCAFFAQVESKGGARFNNSKSNRANGDNDDLEDADIWDEGDDSGNVYPLVGGGDFADIEALIRDTMVSELPLKPLCEPDCKGLCSQCGENLNEHPEHHHDITDIRFAALEGLKAKLEAQQSA
- a CDS encoding nicotinate phosphoribosyltransferase; translated protein: MLDSFDFSKSEAKSEVKSYTNSSVLMTDMYEYTMLDAALKDGTADRKCVFEIFTRHLPQGRRYGVVAGTGRILEELARFHFSDDDLRFLQDRKIVSKDTIKWLENYHFSGKIRGYREGEMFFPDSPILQVEGTFGECTLLETLLLSVLNYDCAVASAAARMVSASAGRPCMDMGGRRTNEWSAVAASRAAVIGGFKGTANLLAAKLYGLKAIGTAAHCFTLVHDSERNAFESQIAALGKGTTLLVDTYNVEEAVKTAVQVAGADLGGVRIDSGDLCVMARRVRAQLDALGAKNTKITVTNDLDEYALASLQNAPVDSYGIGTMLVTGSGAPTCAMVYKLTEREGADGVMQPVAKKSKNKATVPGRKLAYRSYDFSVDVNGGVASNGVADCEHVISGSESALADFKPQDSWEDLLVDYVQNGEFNTEFMGHDAIMRAQDYCAKALSRLPISAQSLMRGDPAIPTEINVLG
- the coaD gene encoding pantetheine-phosphate adenylyltransferase: MTIAVCPGSYDPVTAGHLDVIQRCTHLFKEVHVLVAVNAAKTPMFSESERVDIIRNAVKNLKDDFPVGKFAPPLCGASQSPACKIVVASTDGLITDYCKKVGATVIVKGLRQNGDYEAELGMALVNRKLAGIETMFLPADPILEHVSSSVVKDVARHGGDVSGMVPDNVVPLLQNVFSKTSAIS
- a CDS encoding DUF3039 domain-containing protein, giving the protein MTFSNDSKYSEDPNAANLNAVMEDDSQSLPDSGSSTSTSVLEKPEVDESARMDDGGDADRFAHYVSKDRVIESRLTGRPVVALCGKVWIPKREANDYPVCPECKKIYEEMNNLGF